The genomic stretch TATTTACGGTGCTTCTGGAGTTGGAAAAACTCACTTTTTAAGCGCTTTAGGAAACTCCTTTATAAAAAAGGATAAAAAGGTTTTTTATATCAATGATTATAAATTTACTTCCATTGTAACTAGTTGATTAAGAGATAAAAATGAATATAGCAAAATAAATCAGTTTATAGAATGATTGTCCACTATTGATGTATTAATTATTGATGATATTCAAGGTTTTGGTAATAAAACAAGAACATTGTCTATTTTATTCCAAATAATAAATAAATTCATTGAAGAAGACAAGCAAATTGTTATCGCTTCTGATACCCCCCCTAATATTTTGGGAGGTTTTGAAGATCGACTGATAACAAGATTTAAAAGTGGTTTGGTAATTGAAATGAACAAACCAACAAAAGAAGATTTTGTAAAAATCTTTAAATTCAAAATTGAAGAAGAAGGTTTGGATAAATATTATTGAAGTCCTGAAGCTATCGATTTTTTATCAAGGCATTTCCACAATTCAATAAGGGATATGGAGGGAGCTTTAAAAAAGATAATATTTTATATCCAAACTGATGAAAGCTTCTATGAAAATCCAGATTTTTCTTTCTCACTAGAAAAGATTTTAGAAATTTTTGAAGAACAAAAGAAATTCTCCCAAAAAACTACCTATGAAGTAATAATTAAAGAAACGTGTGACTTTTTAGGTGTTGATAGTAAGCTAGTTTTTGGTAAATCAAGAGTTAGAGAAATTGTAAAAGCACGTAATATATCAATTTGAATAATTAAAAATCTTTTAGATTATACACATGTTAACATAGGTAAAATATTTGGTGACCGTGATCATTCAACAATTGTCTCTATTTTAAAGAATGTTGATAGAGAAAAAGCACAAAATGAAGCTTTTAATTATGAAATAACAGAGATTCAAAAGAAAATTAACACATTAAGTAAACAATAAATCAACATTAAAAAAAGTGTTAAAAAGCTTTTATTTGCTTGTATTTTAAAAGTTTTCAACATTTTAAGCTTTTTATTGTTATTATTATTTAATTAAATAAATAAGTAAGTAAATAAAAGAGGAAGTATGAAATTTAAAATAAAAAAAGAAATTTTTGAAAAAGAAATCGAAAGAACATCAAATGGTATATTTGTTCAAGGGAATTCTCCACTCTCTGGGTATTATTTAAAAGCAACAAGAGAAGGTTTGTCAATTATAAGTACAAATGGCGAATTATCATTTAAATCTTTTATTAATAGTGATAAAATTGACATCATTGAAGTTGGAATTTGTTTAATAGATGGCTTTTTTTTAAAAAACATTATTAAAAAAAGTGAAAATTTTATAAATTTCGAAATAAAATCAACAGAAGCTTTAATTTCATGAGAAAACGCTAGTTTTAGCAAGGTTTTAAAGGATCATACTATTTTTCCAGAAGTAAATTTTGATCCAATTGGAATTAAAGTAAAAGTTAATGCTAAAGAGTTAAAAAAAGCTATTAAAAACACACATTTTGCAGCTTCTTCTAATGTTAATAGCCCTATTTTGTCATCTATTAATATTAAATCTCAAGACAATATTTTGATATTCTCTGCAACTGATACTAACAGATTTGCTTCTGATAAAATTTCGATCTCAGAACCTGTTGATATCGATGTTTCAATAAATTCTGAAAATTTAAAAAATTTCATTCCTTCCGAAGTAGAAGGGGAAATTGAGTTATTTGTAAGCGAAAATAAAGTAAATTTTACTTACGATAATTTAACTATCCAAACAAAAGTTTTAAATGTTCCTTATAAAGACATATCTAATGTAATCCCGAAACCAGAAAGTTTAATATATAGACTGAAAATAGAAAAAAAAGAGATTTTAAGCTTAATCGACAAGGCAACAGTTATCGCCCCTGGTAAAGACAGTGCTATAACTTTTCACTTATCAAAAAAAGAGATTACCGCCTCTATTAGCAAACAAGAAACCGGACAATCAAAGGTAAAAAGTGATAAAGTCATTAAATATTCAGGTGAAGATGTTTTAATAAATGTTAACTTCAAATATTTAAAGGATGCAATTTCTGTTTTTGACAAAGACATAAATATTTTTGTAGATGAAAGAAAAACAAGGATTTTGATCATCTCAGAACATGAAAAAACTATAACTCAACTAGTTGGACTGGTGCTAAAATGATAGTTAGAATTAGAGGTTCATACATAACCATTGGTCAACTTTTGAAAAAAGAAAATTTTGTCAATTCCGGAGGTGAGAGTAAGTTCTTCCTTTTGGAAAATGTGGTTAAAATAAACGGTATTAGAGTAACTACACGTTCTACCAAAGTTAGAATTGATGATTTTGTTTGAATAAATGATGAATTAATTGAAATAAAGGCAATCGATGAAAGATAATAAAAAATTTGATGCAATAGTAGTTGGTGGTGGGCACGCTGGTGTTGAAGCTGTCTTTGCTTTAGCTAAAAAAGGTTTAAAAGTTGCACTAATAACACTTTCTAAGAATAAATTAGCATCAATGCCCTGTAATCCTTCAATTGGTGGATCAGCTAAAGGAATTATAACAAGGGAAATTGATGCACTTGGTGGTGTGCAAGCAAAATTCGCTGATCAAGCGATGATTCAAATTAAAATTTTAAACGAATCCAAAGGTCCTGCAGTACGTGCTATTCGTACGCAAATTGACAAAGAGAAATATTCAAAAGCAGTTCTTTCAAGTATGAAAAAATTGAACAATGTCTTCATTTTTGAAGACATTGTTTTAGAATTGCTTGTCAAAAACAAAAAAGTTTATGGAGTTAGATCTCAAAAAAATGGTGATTTTTTTGCAAAAGCTGTCATTATAACGACTGGAACATATTTAGATTCAAAAGTTCTTCGCGGCTCTTCTTCTGTATCTTCAGGACCTGATGGTCAAATCACATCAGATCAGTTATCAAAAAATTTAATTAAATTAGGTTTTGATCTTCAACGTTTAAAAACGGGTACACCACCGCGAATTTATACGGATTCTATAGATTTTAGTGAAGTTGAAAAAGAAGATGTTCCACTTTTAAATATTAATTTTTCTTTTTCTTCGAAAAAGCGAATTAAGAAACAAATTTCTTGTTATTTAACTTATACTAGCCCAAAAACTCACGAAATAATTATGCAAAATCTTGATAAATCTTCAATGTATTCAGGATTAATTAAAGGCATCGGACCTCGTTATTGTCCTTCTGTTGAAGACAAAATTGTTCGTTTTTCAACAAAAGAACGACATCAAATATTTTTTGAACCAGAAACCAAAAAACAAGATATTATGTACATAAATGGTTTATCAACTTCAATGCCTGAAGATGTTCAAATCCAAATGGTTAAAAGCATACCAGGTTTGAAAAATGCTAGAATCGCAAAGTTTGGCTATGCAATTGAGTATGATGCTATAAATCCTCTAGAATTAAAACCTAGTTTAGAGACAAAAAAAATAAAATCCTTGTTTATGGCAGGGCAAATAAATGGGACAAGTGGTTATGAGGAAGCAGCTGCTCAAGGTTTGATTGCTGGGATTAATGCTGGGCAAAAAATTGAAGGTAAAAGAGCTATAAAAATTTTAAGAAATGATGGTTACATCGGAGTTTTAATAGATGATTTGGTAACCAAAGGCACCAAAGAACCTTATCGTATGTTGACCTCAAGAGCTGAATATAGGTTGATTTTGCGCAATGATAATGCTGATATAAGAATGGCAAAATATGCTTACAAAAGTGGTACAATAACTAAGGAAGAATACTTAAAAGTTATTCAAAAATATAGGTTAATTGATAAAAAAATATCACAACTTGATAAAGAATTTGTATCACCAAAAGATGAGTTGGGTAAAAAATATAATGTTTTAAATGGTATTTCTAAACTTAAATTAATTTCACGTCCTGATACTGATTATAAAGATATTGTAAAAGACTTTGAATTTGGATATGAGTTGATGGTTTTGTGTAGACTTAAAGGTTATATTCAGAAGCAAAACAATGCTGCACAAAAAATGATACGCCTTGAACATCTTAGAATTCCTGAATCACTAAATTATTCAGAGGTGGCAAATTTATCTTCTGAGGCACTCGACAAACTAAAAAAAGTCAAACCAAAAACCATCGGTCAAGCAAGCAGAATAAGTGGTATTAACCCTGCTGATATTCAAATGCTTTTGTTCCATTTAAAAGTTTTAAAAATAGAAAAAAATAAAAACTAAAAATGAATATAACACTAATTTTCTTTGGTTCAAAAAGTCCTGATTACCACAGTTTATATCAAAAAGAAATTAACAAGATCAAACAATTTAAGTATAATATAAAATTATTACAATTAGGCGAAGACAAAAATAGTAATCTTGAGTTAAAAAAGAAAAAAGAGACCTTGGCAATAATAGAAAAAATACCAAAAAATGCACAAACTTTTCTTTTTAGTGAAAGAGGTAAATTAATATCTTCAATGGATTTTTCAACAACTTTAAACCATGCTAATATTTGTTATATAATTGGCGGTTCTGAAGGTGTAGATGAAGATTTGATCCGCCAATTACGACCAGATATTATTTTTTTGTCATTAGGTAAAATTGTTTTTCCACACAAAATATTTAAATTAATTGTTCTCGAACAAATTTATCGAGGATTGACTATAAAATATAATCGAAAATATCATAGAGGAAGTTAGAAATGAAAAAAGGAAATTATAAAAACATCGAAAAACAAATAGAAAAATATGAAAATATTTTTGTTTTCCACCATATTAGACCTGATGGAGATTGTCTTGGAGCACAACACGGTTTGGCGCTTGCAATTCGTAAAAGATTCCCTAAAAAGAACACTTTTTTAATCGGGGACACTGAAGGTGCTCTTAATTTTATGAATTTTTATATCGACGATGAAAGCAAAATTGATAAAAAATATTTTGAAAATTCTTTAGCAATCGTAGTTGATACCGCAGATATTAAAAGAATTCAAAAAGGTGACTTGATAACCTCGGGTAAATTTAGCGCTGCCATTAAAATTGATCACCACCCACTTACCAATAACGAAGAAATTTATACACATTCTTGAGTAGATACATCTTTTGTTGCAGCTTCTGAAATGATTGGTTACTTTTTGATGAGCAATAAATGAGAAATAGATGCTGAAATTGCACAATATGTCTACCTTGGTATCTTAACAGATTCAGGAAGATTTTTATTCGCTTCAACCTCTGCTAGAACATTCAAAGTGGCTGCTTTTTTAATGAAAACAGGATTTGATTTTGCAAAATTAAATTGATATTTAGCTAAAAAATCACAGGAAGAAATTGATTTTACTGCCCATGTTTTATCAAACTATAAAAAAGAAGGAAAAGTTATTTGATTTCACGTTACAAAAAGAATTCAAGATAAATTCAAATTAAAAGAAGAACAAGCCGTCGGAGTTAACATGTTGGCAAATATAGGTGATAATAGAATTTGAATTTTCTTTATCGATACTGACGGGATGATAAGGGTAAGAATTAGATCAAATGGTCCAATTGTTAATCAAATTGCAGTAGAACACGGAGGTGGTGGCCATGCCCTTGCAGCTGGTATTACTATTCAAAAAAGATCACAAATTAAACAAATTGTTGATCGCTCAGTACTCTTAGTTAAGGAATTTGAAGAAAATGAAAACAGGAAACAATAAAGATGTTGTTGAAATAATTAAACAATATCAAAAAATAGTAATATTTCATCATATTAGACCTGATGGTGATTGTTTGGGTTCACAATCAGGTTTAAAACAATTAATTTTAGATAACTTTCAAGATAAAACAGTTTATGCTGTTGGTGATACAAAAAATTCTTATTGATTTATGAATATCGAGTTAGATAATTTTGCTAGCCCTGAAGAATTAGATGGCGCACTTGCAATAATAGTTGATGCTAATTTTAAGGAACGAATTGAATTTTCTTACCTTTTTGAAAAGGTAAAATTTGCTAAAATAATTAGAATTGATCACCATCCTAATGATGACGATTTAGGTGAAGCTTACCGTTGAGTAGATTCGTCTTTTATAGCTTGCGCAGAGCAAATAAGTCAATTAGCAATTGAGAATAATCTTGCTATTTCTAAAAGAACTGCCGAGTTTTTATATCTTGGTATTTATACAGATTCAGGTCGCTTTTTATACGCAAATACAACAGCTAGAACTCATTTTTTAGCAGCTAAATTAATGGAAACAGGCTTTGATTTCCAAAGAATTCATACTCATTTAAATAGTAAAAAAATTAGTGATCTTGAGTTTGAAAATTATATTTTTTTGCATAAAAAAATATATCAAAATGTAATTTATTACACTTTAGATTTAGATGAGCAAAAAAAGTTGCACAAAAATCCTGCTCAAGCTACAAGACCAAATATTTTAGCAAATATCGAGAATTTTTACATATGAGTATCTTTAGTTCAAGAAGAGGCTAAAAAATGAAGAGTTGAATTTCGCTCCTCAGGTCCAAATGTTAGAAATGTAGCCCTAAAATGAGGTGGTGGTGGACACTTGCAAGCTTCAGGTGCTATTTTGGATAGTTTAGATAAAATTGATTCTTTAATAAAAGATTGTCAACTTGAATGTGATCTCTTTATAGAAGCTAAAAACAAAACAAATTAAAGTTGTCAAAAAACAAAAAAAAACGTATAATTTTATACGTTTTTTTTTTGTTTTTTCAAATTAAATTACGCAGGCTTCACATTCGTCATATTTTTCACTATCTTCTAGAACTTCTTGTCTAATTCTTACATAGTAAATAGAACCGCAACCCTTTTTAAAAGCGTGTATATAAGCTTTGTTGAGATCTCTAGTTGTTGCCTTGTCTGTTAAGAAAAGAGTTAGTGAAATTGATTGATCAATATGTTTTTGTGCTTCAGCAGCTATATTAATTATAGGAATTGGTCCTAATTCATAGGCTCCTTTTGCATAGTAGCGCATATTATCAAAATTTATTTTATAAGCAGGGACATAAACTCGACCTAATTTACCTTCTTTTCTAACTTCGACAGGAGAGACTACTGGTTGTAATGAAGGCGTACATGAATTGAGGTAGGAAATTGATCCAGTAGGTGCAATTGCCATTAAATGTGAATTGGCAAGCCCAACTCTTTTAATATTTTCAACTAAATCTATTCAGTCTTGTTTAGTTGGGATTTCCACTTTATAGTGGGCAAAAATCTCCTTAATTTTTTGGGTTTTAGGCTCGAATTCTCCAGATTTTGCTTTAGTATATTTGTCAAAATAAGAACCATTAGCAAATTTAGTGTTTTCAAAACCACTAAATGGACCAAATTTTTGTGCTAAGATTGAAGAAGATTTAAAGGCATGAAATGCCATTGTATAAAAGAAGATGTTTGTAAAATCTAGCGCTTCTGGTGAGTCATAAAAAATTTGGTTTTGAGATAGAAAACCATGAAGATTCATAGCGCCTAGGCCGACAGCGTGATTTAATTTGTTACCCTTTTCAATAGAAGGCGCAGCTGATAAATCAGAATTTCGAGAAACGTGATCGAGAGCTAAAATGGAGTAGTAAACCATTTCGCCAAATTCTTTTCCTGACTTCATTGCCTTATCAATGTTTAAAGAACCTAGATTACAACAAATATCTTGCCCGATTTTGCTAAAAGTTAAATCTGGTAGATATTCGCTTGGTGTTGAAGGTTGTGCTATTTCACTACATAAATTAGACATCACTATTCTGTTTGGGTGAGCATTTCTTTTGTTGACTGTATCTTCAAAAAGAATGTAAGGATATCCGCTTTCAAAATGCAACTCTGCTATTAAGGTAAAGAGTTTTCTTGCGCTAATAAATGTCTTTTTAATTCTATCATTATTTAATAAATTATAGTATTCTTCTGTTATTGAAATATCACTAAAAGCTTTTCCATATTCATTTTGGACATCATAAACACTAAAAAGCGCCATATCTTGGTTGTTTTTAGCTAGCTCGAAAGTGATATCAGGAATTACCACACCTAATGATAAAGATTTAATTCTAATTTTTTCATCAGCATTTTCTCTTTTAGTATCTAGGAAATTTAAAATATCTGGGTGGTGAACATTCAAATAAACGGCTCCTGCTCCTTGACGTTGTCCAAGTTGGTTTGCGTATGAAAAAGAGTCTTCAAGAATTTTCATAACCGGAATAACACCAGTGGCTTGGTTTTCAATTTTTTTAATAGGAGCGCCTTGTTCTCTTAAGTTGGAAAGTAAAACACTAACCCCGCCACCTCTTTTTGATAATTGTAGGGAAGTTGTAACAGCTCTTGAAATTGATTCCATATTATCTTCAACACGAATTAGATAACAAGAAATAAATTCTCCACGATTTAGTTTACCAGCGTTTAAAAATGTTGGAGTAGCAGGTTGGAATCTACCTAACATGATTTGGCGCAAAATTTTACTTGCCTTTTCATAATTACCACGAGCTAAAAACAAAGCATTCATTAAAGCACGATCTTCAAAATGTTCAAGGTATTGTTGGCCATCATTAGATTTGAGAGCATAACTTAAATAAAATTTGAAAGCACCCATAAATGAAGGAAAAAAGTGTTTATAACTATAAGCTTGTTCATTAAGTTTTTCAAGTTCATCAAAAGTATATTCATTGATAACTTGTGGGTCATAAAATTTATTTTCGATTAACCATTGAATTCTTTGGTGAAAATTTTCAAATTTTCTAAATTTAGGTTCAATGTGATTTTGAATATAACTTTTTGCCGCTTGTAAATCAAACTTATAAGCTTCTTTGTATTTTGTAAATAATTTTGATTTAGCATTTAATGCAATATATTCTTCTGAAATACTACCAGTTAGATTAATTTGTTGTTTATTTTTGTTCATTATTTTCCTTTTTCCAAAAATTATTTAGAATTTCTTGCACATTTTTTACATCATCAGATGTTCCTAAAAGTTCAAACTGATATAAAAAAGGAACGTTTAATTTTTTAGATAAAATAGTTCCTGCTAGAGCAAAAGTATCTCCAAAATTTGTATTGCCAGAAGCAACGACTCCTCTACATAATTTACGATTTTGCTCATTATTTAAGAATTTAATAACTTGCTTTGGTACAGCGCCTGAAGTAAATTCTCCCCCACCTCCATAAGTTGGAGAAAACAAAACATATTCTTTGTCTACAGATAATGACTCTGGTGTATCGACAGGAATACGTTTATTTTCAACACCTAATTTTTGAATAAAACGGTGTGTGTTATTGGAAATTGAAGAAAAGTAAACAACAAATACTCGACCTTTTGGATAGACAATCTCATTTTTATCAACTAATTTAATATCTTTGTGCATCTTAAAATTCCCAGTCCTCATCTTCAGTTTCTTCTGTTACACCCATAACATATGATGAACCATTTCCAGAGAAAAAATCATGGTTTTCATCTGCACGAGCTGATAGTTGGTTAAAAATTTCAGGTTCTATTCTTGTTTCTTCTTCACTAAAAGGAGAATCGTATCCTAAATTTTGCAAGAATTTTCCAGCATTGTAAACACTAAATCTAATTGCCGGTTCAGCTAAGTCAACTTCTTCATATAATTCATATAAGTATTCTTTTTCAAGATCAATTAATTTATACAAGAGATCAAAAACAAAATCCTTCATTTCTTGTTGTTTTTCAGGACTTAATTTTTCAACTTTTCTTTGATATTTATATCCTGAGTAGTAGTTGTGAATCACCTTATCACGCAAAATTAATCTAATAATATCGGAGGTATTTGGTAATTTAGATCTTGCAGAAAGGTAAAAAGGCAAGTAAAAACCACCATACAATAAAAATCCAGGCATCATCGCGGCTGCAACTTTGGATTTTAAAGGATCGTCACTAACATAAAAAGGTATTAAAGCTTTAGCTCTTTCTTGCAATTTTTTATTATTAATAACTCATTCGTGAGCTTCTTCAATTTCTTCGCTAGTACATAATGTTGAAAAAATAGTACCATAAGAGCGAGCATGCACACCCACCATAAAAGCAAAGTTAGCATAAATAACTTGTTCATGGTCAGTTAAAGAGTGTTGAATTTGGGCAACATCACCAATTGTGGCTTGGATTGTATCTAGTAAAGTCAATCCTGTAAAAGTTCTAGTGATTAATCTTTGTCATACAGGAGATAAACTTCTTCATGTATCTAAATCGTTAGAAACTGGGATTTTTTCAGGAATTCAGAAGTTTTGTACAACACGATTTCAAACTTCTAAATCTTT from Mesomycoplasma conjunctivae encodes the following:
- a CDS encoding DNA polymerase III subunit beta produces the protein MKFKIKKEIFEKEIERTSNGIFVQGNSPLSGYYLKATREGLSIISTNGELSFKSFINSDKIDIIEVGICLIDGFFLKNIIKKSENFINFEIKSTEALISWENASFSKVLKDHTIFPEVNFDPIGIKVKVNAKELKKAIKNTHFAASSNVNSPILSSINIKSQDNILIFSATDTNRFASDKISISEPVDIDVSINSENLKNFIPSEVEGEIELFVSENKVNFTYDNLTIQTKVLNVPYKDISNVIPKPESLIYRLKIEKKEILSLIDKATVIAPGKDSAITFHLSKKEITASISKQETGQSKVKSDKVIKYSGEDVLINVNFKYLKDAISVFDKDINIFVDERKTRILIISEHEKTITQLVGLVLKW
- the nrdE gene encoding class 1b ribonucleoside-diphosphate reductase subunit alpha, with amino-acid sequence MMNKNKQQINLTGSISEEYIALNAKSKLFTKYKEAYKFDLQAAKSYIQNHIEPKFRKFENFHQRIQWLIENKFYDPQVINEYTFDELEKLNEQAYSYKHFFPSFMGAFKFYLSYALKSNDGQQYLEHFEDRALMNALFLARGNYEKASKILRQIMLGRFQPATPTFLNAGKLNRGEFISCYLIRVEDNMESISRAVTTSLQLSKRGGGVSVLLSNLREQGAPIKKIENQATGVIPVMKILEDSFSYANQLGQRQGAGAVYLNVHHPDILNFLDTKRENADEKIRIKSLSLGVVIPDITFELAKNNQDMALFSVYDVQNEYGKAFSDISITEEYYNLLNNDRIKKTFISARKLFTLIAELHFESGYPYILFEDTVNKRNAHPNRIVMSNLCSEIAQPSTPSEYLPDLTFSKIGQDICCNLGSLNIDKAMKSGKEFGEMVYYSILALDHVSRNSDLSAAPSIEKGNKLNHAVGLGAMNLHGFLSQNQIFYDSPEALDFTNIFFYTMAFHAFKSSSILAQKFGPFSGFENTKFANGSYFDKYTKAKSGEFEPKTQKIKEIFAHYKVEIPTKQDWIDLVENIKRVGLANSHLMAIAPTGSISYLNSCTPSLQPVVSPVEVRKEGKLGRVYVPAYKINFDNMRYYAKGAYELGPIPIINIAAEAQKHIDQSISLTLFLTDKATTRDLNKAYIHAFKKGCGSIYYVRIRQEVLEDSEKYDECEACVI
- the nrdF gene encoding class 1b ribonucleoside-diphosphate reductase subunit beta, producing MKASKIKIKNEYYNKSVSPLEFALNNFQGKMRSVNWNVINDPKDLEVWNRVVQNFWIPEKIPVSNDLDTWRSLSPVWQRLITRTFTGLTLLDTIQATIGDVAQIQHSLTDHEQVIYANFAFMVGVHARSYGTIFSTLCTSEEIEEAHEWVINNKKLQERAKALIPFYVSDDPLKSKVAAAMMPGFLLYGGFYLPFYLSARSKLPNTSDIIRLILRDKVIHNYYSGYKYQRKVEKLSPEKQQEMKDFVFDLLYKLIDLEKEYLYELYEEVDLAEPAIRFSVYNAGKFLQNLGYDSPFSEEETRIEPEIFNQLSARADENHDFFSGNGSSYVMGVTEETEDEDWEF
- the nrdI gene encoding class Ib ribonucleoside-diphosphate reductase assembly flavoprotein NrdI, producing the protein MHKDIKLVDKNEIVYPKGRVFVVYFSSISNNTHRFIQKLGVENKRIPVDTPESLSVDKEYVLFSPTYGGGGEFTSGAVPKQVIKFLNNEQNRKLCRGVVASGNTNFGDTFALAGTILSKKLNVPFLYQFELLGTSDDVKNVQEILNNFWKKENNEQK
- the dnaA gene encoding chromosomal replication initiator protein DnaA; the encoded protein is MNKTDLEIKTINLKQSLEEFINDNMIFNNFFKNIKIISENESQIIIDVDNVKVKKELNSKWKGLLERAFINIGIRKIITFNGLSETNNSSNDKQEEVVEKQDEEINFKVEILNLELKHNNIIAKYTIENFVQGNYNKMVFGVYHNIIEKNKFFSPLFIYGASGVGKTHFLSALGNSFIKKDKKVFYINDYKFTSIVTSWLRDKNEYSKINQFIEWLSTIDVLIIDDIQGFGNKTRTLSILFQIINKFIEEDKQIVIASDTPPNILGGFEDRLITRFKSGLVIEMNKPTKEDFVKIFKFKIEEEGLDKYYWSPEAIDFLSRHFHNSIRDMEGALKKIIFYIQTDESFYENPDFSFSLEKILEIFEEQKKFSQKTTYEVIIKETCDFLGVDSKLVFGKSRVREIVKARNISIWIIKNLLDYTHVNIGKIFGDRDHSTIVSILKNVDREKAQNEAFNYEITEIQKKINTLSKQ
- a CDS encoding DHH family phosphoesterase, producing MKKGNYKNIEKQIEKYENIFVFHHIRPDGDCLGAQHGLALAIRKRFPKKNTFLIGDTEGALNFMNFYIDDESKIDKKYFENSLAIVVDTADIKRIQKGDLITSGKFSAAIKIDHHPLTNNEEIYTHSWVDTSFVAASEMIGYFLMSNKWEIDAEIAQYVYLGILTDSGRFLFASTSARTFKVAAFLMKTGFDFAKLNWYLAKKSQEEIDFTAHVLSNYKKEGKVIWFHVTKRIQDKFKLKEEQAVGVNMLANIGDNRIWIFFIDTDGMIRVRIRSNGPIVNQIAVEHGGGGHALAAGITIQKRSQIKQIVDRSVLLVKEFEENENRKQ
- the mnmG gene encoding tRNA uridine-5-carboxymethylaminomethyl(34) synthesis enzyme MnmG, whose protein sequence is MKDNKKFDAIVVGGGHAGVEAVFALAKKGLKVALITLSKNKLASMPCNPSIGGSAKGIITREIDALGGVQAKFADQAMIQIKILNESKGPAVRAIRTQIDKEKYSKAVLSSMKKLNNVFIFEDIVLELLVKNKKVYGVRSQKNGDFFAKAVIITTGTYLDSKVLRGSSSVSSGPDGQITSDQLSKNLIKLGFDLQRLKTGTPPRIYTDSIDFSEVEKEDVPLLNINFSFSSKKRIKKQISCYLTYTSPKTHEIIMQNLDKSSMYSGLIKGIGPRYCPSVEDKIVRFSTKERHQIFFEPETKKQDIMYINGLSTSMPEDVQIQMVKSIPGLKNARIAKFGYAIEYDAINPLELKPSLETKKIKSLFMAGQINGTSGYEEAAAQGLIAGINAGQKIEGKRAIKILRNDGYIGVLIDDLVTKGTKEPYRMLTSRAEYRLILRNDNADIRMAKYAYKSGTITKEEYLKVIQKYRLIDKKISQLDKEFVSPKDELGKKYNVLNGISKLKLISRPDTDYKDIVKDFEFGYELMVLCRLKGYIQKQNNAAQKMIRLEHLRIPESLNYSEVANLSSEALDKLKKVKPKTIGQASRISGINPADIQMLLFHLKVLKIEKNKN
- a CDS encoding 23S rRNA (pseudouridine(1915)-N(3))-methyltransferase RlmH is translated as MNITLIFFGSKSPDYHSLYQKEINKIKQFKYNIKLLQLGEDKNSNLELKKKKETLAIIEKIPKNAQTFLFSERGKLISSMDFSTTLNHANICYIIGGSEGVDEDLIRQLRPDIIFLSLGKIVFPHKIFKLIVLEQIYRGLTIKYNRKYHRGS
- a CDS encoding DHH family phosphoesterase, yielding MKTGNNKDVVEIIKQYQKIVIFHHIRPDGDCLGSQSGLKQLILDNFQDKTVYAVGDTKNSYWFMNIELDNFASPEELDGALAIIVDANFKERIEFSYLFEKVKFAKIIRIDHHPNDDDLGEAYRWVDSSFIACAEQISQLAIENNLAISKRTAEFLYLGIYTDSGRFLYANTTARTHFLAAKLMETGFDFQRIHTHLNSKKISDLEFENYIFLHKKIYQNVIYYTLDLDEQKKLHKNPAQATRPNILANIENFYIWVSLVQEEAKKWRVEFRSSGPNVRNVALKWGGGGHLQASGAILDSLDKIDSLIKDCQLECDLFIEAKNKTN
- a CDS encoding RNA-binding S4 domain-containing protein, which produces MIVRIRGSYITIGQLLKKENFVNSGGESKFFLLENVVKINGIRVTTRSTKVRIDDFVWINDELIEIKAIDER